A single Xiphias gladius isolate SHS-SW01 ecotype Sanya breed wild chromosome 22, ASM1685928v1, whole genome shotgun sequence DNA region contains:
- the si:dkey-34d22.1 gene encoding discoidin, CUB and LCCL domain-containing protein 1 isoform X3, producing MISGNGCGHTLLGTESGTLASQNYPGTYPSNTWCKWRLRVPEGRTLRLLFGDFDVESSPGCSNGSLVITDKNGEPSLGPVCGKLDASQMNVTLKSNEVTVTFKSGPHRSGRGFLLSYATDQFPDLISCLQRGSHFSLQRLSVYCPAGCKNVTEEVWGNSEKGYRDTSVLCRSAVHAGAASDNMGGRVTVTRGRSLTLYESTFANGILSKMGSLSEKKLLFSQECHKVLAVSGINASSFWNKSSQEHRMAWSSRNMDSSHEFVPWAADSNDPKPWVELELSDRYTITGMITMGSNEYYTESYILLFSKDRKNWKLYKSALSKEIKVFQAYTDGHLRVLNSLFPPMVARYVRLQPLSWHGRASAEVQVLGCPFTKLTPRSPSTGGSLSKVNMGTPRPSTSPTPTEGPVLVETRLTTSQPVVVAVGVVLGLIMCGSCLLAGVWWKRRKKDSQMKYSLPTIGCQSFEAKSLPCPQSELISYPLERNVHDALPSPPLNDYAEPAVAAIGQKVGSTFRPSTDEGYTTPFILNHYDTPGNLPEYAEPLPPEPEYATPFSEQPSESNLTTLTGMLHSNTHGPPIPAPSTGARTTSSHAQYDCPSHRMLSNGYCTPAVRASGPRPVSVVYAEPKSCDSLLQKHTYEEPL from the exons ATGATTTCAGGTAATGGCTGTGGACATACACTGCTGGGCACGGAGTCAGGCACCTTGGCCTCTCAGAACTATCCAGGCACCTACCCCAGTAACACTTGGTGTAAGTGGAGGCTTCGTGTGCCAGAAGGCCGCACACTGAGGCTGCTGTTTGGGGATTTTGACGTTGAGAGCAGTCCGGGCTGCAGCAATGGCTCTCTCGTGATCACAGACAAGAATGGAGAACCCAGTCTGG GTCCAGTGTGTGGGAAGCTTGATGCATCACAGATGAATGTGACCCTCAAAAGCAATGAAGTGACAGTAACTTTCAAGTCAGGCCCACACCGCTCTGGACGAGGGTTTCTACTGTCCTATGCCACAGACCAGTTTCCAG ATCTCATTTCTTGTTTACAACGAGGATCTCATTTTAGCTTGCAGCGTTTGAG TGTGTACTGTCCTGCTGGATGTAAGAATGTCACAGAGGAAGTGTGGGGGAACTCTGAAAAGGGTTACAGAGAT ACCTCAGTGCTGTGCAGGTCTGCTGTCCATGCTGGAGCTGCATCTGATAATATGGGAGGTCGTGTCACTGTGACTCGTGGGAGAAGTCTTACACTCTATGAATCCACCTTTGCCAATGGAATCCTTTCTAaaat GGGATCGTTATCTGAAAAGAAGCTGCTCTTCAGCCAAG AATGCCACAAAGTCCTGGCTGTTTCTGGTATTAATGCCTCATCTTTCTGGAACAAAAGCAGTCAAGAGCACAGAATGGCCTGGTCCTCCAGAAACATGGATTCTAGCCATGAGTTCGTACCCTGGGCAGCGGATAGTAATGATCCCAAACCATgggtggagctggagctgagtgATAGATACACTATCACAG GAATGATAACAATGGGATCAAATGAGTACTACACAGAATCCTACATTCTTCTTTTCAGCAAGGACAGAAAGAATTGGAAGCTTTACAAAAGTGCTCTCAGCAAAGAAATAAAG GTGTTTCAGGCCTATACTGATGGCCACCTCAGGGTTCTCAACAGCTTGTTTCCTCCTATGGTGGCTCGGTATGTTCGGCTACAGCCACTTAGCTGGCATGGCAGAGCTTCGGCTGAGGTCCAAGTCCTAGGTTGTCCTTTTACTAAGCTCACACCAAGGTCCCCCTCAACCGGAG GATCTCTATCCAAAGTTAACATGGGTACACCGCGCCCAAGCACCTCTCCCACCCCTACAGAGGGCCCAGTGTTAGTGGAGACAAGACTGA CCACCAGTCAGCCAGTTGTAGTGGCAGTGGGAGTGGTCCTGGGGTTGATAATGTGCGGCAGTTGTTTGTTGGCCGGAGTCTGGTGGAAGCGAAG aaaaaaagattcacaaATGAAGTACTCTTTACCCACAA tAGGTTGTCAGAGTTTCGAGGCAAAGAGTCTCCCCTGCCCACAATCAGAGCTTATCTCCTACCCTCTGGAACGAAATGTCCATGACGCTCTACCTAGCCCTCCTCTTAATG ACTATGCAGAGCCTGCTGTTGCAGCTATTGGACAGAAGGTGGGGTCAACATTTAGACCCTCCACAGATGAGGGCTACACCACCCCCTTCATCTTGAACCATTATGACACTCCTGGCAACCTGCCAGAGTACGCTGAGCCACTTCCCCCCGAACCGGAGTATGCCACCCCCTTCAGTGAGCAGCCCTCTGAGTCCAACTTGACAACTTTGACAGGGATGCTTCACAGCAATACACATGGACCTCCTATACCAGCACCTTCCACTGGTGCCAGGACAACATCCAGCCACGCTCAGTATGACTGCCCCTCACACAGAATGCTATCCAATGGCTACTGCACTCCCGCTGTACGTGCCAGCGGCCCGCGACCAGTCAGTGTGGTCTACGCTGAGCCCAAGTCATGTGACTCTTTACTGCAGAAGCACACATACGAGGAGCCTTTGTGA
- the si:dkey-34d22.1 gene encoding discoidin, CUB and LCCL domain-containing protein 1 isoform X2, translated as MPATCEKIGDAVKSVITVFWITYSVCSVLVHGQEGNGCGHTLLGTESGTLASQNYPGTYPSNTWCKWRLRVPEGRTLRLLFGDFDVESSPGCSNGSLVITDKNGEPSLGPVCGKLDASQMNVTLKSNEVTVTFKSGPHRSGRGFLLSYATDQFPDLISCLQRGSHFSLQRLSVYCPAGCKNVTEEVWGNSEKGYRDTSVLCRSAVHAGAASDNMGGRVTVTRGRSLTLYESTFANGILSKMGSLSEKKLLFSQECHKVLAVSGINASSFWNKSSQEHRMAWSSRNMDSSHEFVPWAADSNDPKPWVELELSDRYTITGMITMGSNEYYTESYILLFSKDRKNWKLYKSALSKEIKVFQAYTDGHLRVLNSLFPPMVARYVRLQPLSWHGRASAEVQVLGCPFTKLTPRSPSTGGSLSKVNMGTPRPSTSPTPTEGPVLVETRLTTSQPVVVAVGVVLGLIMCGSCLLAGVWWKRRKKDSQMKYSLPTSCQSFEAKSLPCPQSELISYPLERNVHDALPSPPLNDYAEPAVAAIGQKVGSTFRPSTDEGYTTPFILNHYDTPGNLPEYAEPLPPEPEYATPFSEQPSESNLTTLTGMLHSNTHGPPIPAPSTGARTTSSHAQYDCPSHRMLSNGYCTPAVRASGPRPVSVVYAEPKSCDSLLQKHTYEEPL; from the exons GTAATGGCTGTGGACATACACTGCTGGGCACGGAGTCAGGCACCTTGGCCTCTCAGAACTATCCAGGCACCTACCCCAGTAACACTTGGTGTAAGTGGAGGCTTCGTGTGCCAGAAGGCCGCACACTGAGGCTGCTGTTTGGGGATTTTGACGTTGAGAGCAGTCCGGGCTGCAGCAATGGCTCTCTCGTGATCACAGACAAGAATGGAGAACCCAGTCTGG GTCCAGTGTGTGGGAAGCTTGATGCATCACAGATGAATGTGACCCTCAAAAGCAATGAAGTGACAGTAACTTTCAAGTCAGGCCCACACCGCTCTGGACGAGGGTTTCTACTGTCCTATGCCACAGACCAGTTTCCAG ATCTCATTTCTTGTTTACAACGAGGATCTCATTTTAGCTTGCAGCGTTTGAG TGTGTACTGTCCTGCTGGATGTAAGAATGTCACAGAGGAAGTGTGGGGGAACTCTGAAAAGGGTTACAGAGAT ACCTCAGTGCTGTGCAGGTCTGCTGTCCATGCTGGAGCTGCATCTGATAATATGGGAGGTCGTGTCACTGTGACTCGTGGGAGAAGTCTTACACTCTATGAATCCACCTTTGCCAATGGAATCCTTTCTAaaat GGGATCGTTATCTGAAAAGAAGCTGCTCTTCAGCCAAG AATGCCACAAAGTCCTGGCTGTTTCTGGTATTAATGCCTCATCTTTCTGGAACAAAAGCAGTCAAGAGCACAGAATGGCCTGGTCCTCCAGAAACATGGATTCTAGCCATGAGTTCGTACCCTGGGCAGCGGATAGTAATGATCCCAAACCATgggtggagctggagctgagtgATAGATACACTATCACAG GAATGATAACAATGGGATCAAATGAGTACTACACAGAATCCTACATTCTTCTTTTCAGCAAGGACAGAAAGAATTGGAAGCTTTACAAAAGTGCTCTCAGCAAAGAAATAAAG GTGTTTCAGGCCTATACTGATGGCCACCTCAGGGTTCTCAACAGCTTGTTTCCTCCTATGGTGGCTCGGTATGTTCGGCTACAGCCACTTAGCTGGCATGGCAGAGCTTCGGCTGAGGTCCAAGTCCTAGGTTGTCCTTTTACTAAGCTCACACCAAGGTCCCCCTCAACCGGAG GATCTCTATCCAAAGTTAACATGGGTACACCGCGCCCAAGCACCTCTCCCACCCCTACAGAGGGCCCAGTGTTAGTGGAGACAAGACTGA CCACCAGTCAGCCAGTTGTAGTGGCAGTGGGAGTGGTCCTGGGGTTGATAATGTGCGGCAGTTGTTTGTTGGCCGGAGTCTGGTGGAAGCGAAG aaaaaaagattcacaaATGAAGTACTCTTTACCCACAA GTTGTCAGAGTTTCGAGGCAAAGAGTCTCCCCTGCCCACAATCAGAGCTTATCTCCTACCCTCTGGAACGAAATGTCCATGACGCTCTACCTAGCCCTCCTCTTAATG ACTATGCAGAGCCTGCTGTTGCAGCTATTGGACAGAAGGTGGGGTCAACATTTAGACCCTCCACAGATGAGGGCTACACCACCCCCTTCATCTTGAACCATTATGACACTCCTGGCAACCTGCCAGAGTACGCTGAGCCACTTCCCCCCGAACCGGAGTATGCCACCCCCTTCAGTGAGCAGCCCTCTGAGTCCAACTTGACAACTTTGACAGGGATGCTTCACAGCAATACACATGGACCTCCTATACCAGCACCTTCCACTGGTGCCAGGACAACATCCAGCCACGCTCAGTATGACTGCCCCTCACACAGAATGCTATCCAATGGCTACTGCACTCCCGCTGTACGTGCCAGCGGCCCGCGACCAGTCAGTGTGGTCTACGCTGAGCCCAAGTCATGTGACTCTTTACTGCAGAAGCACACATACGAGGAGCCTTTGTGA
- the si:dkey-34d22.1 gene encoding discoidin, CUB and LCCL domain-containing protein 1 isoform X1 — translation MPATCEKIGDAVKSVITVFWITYSVCSVLVHGQEGNGCGHTLLGTESGTLASQNYPGTYPSNTWCKWRLRVPEGRTLRLLFGDFDVESSPGCSNGSLVITDKNGEPSLGPVCGKLDASQMNVTLKSNEVTVTFKSGPHRSGRGFLLSYATDQFPDLISCLQRGSHFSLQRLSVYCPAGCKNVTEEVWGNSEKGYRDTSVLCRSAVHAGAASDNMGGRVTVTRGRSLTLYESTFANGILSKMGSLSEKKLLFSQECHKVLAVSGINASSFWNKSSQEHRMAWSSRNMDSSHEFVPWAADSNDPKPWVELELSDRYTITGMITMGSNEYYTESYILLFSKDRKNWKLYKSALSKEIKVFQAYTDGHLRVLNSLFPPMVARYVRLQPLSWHGRASAEVQVLGCPFTKLTPRSPSTGGSLSKVNMGTPRPSTSPTPTEGPVLVETRLTTSQPVVVAVGVVLGLIMCGSCLLAGVWWKRRKKDSQMKYSLPTIGCQSFEAKSLPCPQSELISYPLERNVHDALPSPPLNDYAEPAVAAIGQKVGSTFRPSTDEGYTTPFILNHYDTPGNLPEYAEPLPPEPEYATPFSEQPSESNLTTLTGMLHSNTHGPPIPAPSTGARTTSSHAQYDCPSHRMLSNGYCTPAVRASGPRPVSVVYAEPKSCDSLLQKHTYEEPL, via the exons GTAATGGCTGTGGACATACACTGCTGGGCACGGAGTCAGGCACCTTGGCCTCTCAGAACTATCCAGGCACCTACCCCAGTAACACTTGGTGTAAGTGGAGGCTTCGTGTGCCAGAAGGCCGCACACTGAGGCTGCTGTTTGGGGATTTTGACGTTGAGAGCAGTCCGGGCTGCAGCAATGGCTCTCTCGTGATCACAGACAAGAATGGAGAACCCAGTCTGG GTCCAGTGTGTGGGAAGCTTGATGCATCACAGATGAATGTGACCCTCAAAAGCAATGAAGTGACAGTAACTTTCAAGTCAGGCCCACACCGCTCTGGACGAGGGTTTCTACTGTCCTATGCCACAGACCAGTTTCCAG ATCTCATTTCTTGTTTACAACGAGGATCTCATTTTAGCTTGCAGCGTTTGAG TGTGTACTGTCCTGCTGGATGTAAGAATGTCACAGAGGAAGTGTGGGGGAACTCTGAAAAGGGTTACAGAGAT ACCTCAGTGCTGTGCAGGTCTGCTGTCCATGCTGGAGCTGCATCTGATAATATGGGAGGTCGTGTCACTGTGACTCGTGGGAGAAGTCTTACACTCTATGAATCCACCTTTGCCAATGGAATCCTTTCTAaaat GGGATCGTTATCTGAAAAGAAGCTGCTCTTCAGCCAAG AATGCCACAAAGTCCTGGCTGTTTCTGGTATTAATGCCTCATCTTTCTGGAACAAAAGCAGTCAAGAGCACAGAATGGCCTGGTCCTCCAGAAACATGGATTCTAGCCATGAGTTCGTACCCTGGGCAGCGGATAGTAATGATCCCAAACCATgggtggagctggagctgagtgATAGATACACTATCACAG GAATGATAACAATGGGATCAAATGAGTACTACACAGAATCCTACATTCTTCTTTTCAGCAAGGACAGAAAGAATTGGAAGCTTTACAAAAGTGCTCTCAGCAAAGAAATAAAG GTGTTTCAGGCCTATACTGATGGCCACCTCAGGGTTCTCAACAGCTTGTTTCCTCCTATGGTGGCTCGGTATGTTCGGCTACAGCCACTTAGCTGGCATGGCAGAGCTTCGGCTGAGGTCCAAGTCCTAGGTTGTCCTTTTACTAAGCTCACACCAAGGTCCCCCTCAACCGGAG GATCTCTATCCAAAGTTAACATGGGTACACCGCGCCCAAGCACCTCTCCCACCCCTACAGAGGGCCCAGTGTTAGTGGAGACAAGACTGA CCACCAGTCAGCCAGTTGTAGTGGCAGTGGGAGTGGTCCTGGGGTTGATAATGTGCGGCAGTTGTTTGTTGGCCGGAGTCTGGTGGAAGCGAAG aaaaaaagattcacaaATGAAGTACTCTTTACCCACAA tAGGTTGTCAGAGTTTCGAGGCAAAGAGTCTCCCCTGCCCACAATCAGAGCTTATCTCCTACCCTCTGGAACGAAATGTCCATGACGCTCTACCTAGCCCTCCTCTTAATG ACTATGCAGAGCCTGCTGTTGCAGCTATTGGACAGAAGGTGGGGTCAACATTTAGACCCTCCACAGATGAGGGCTACACCACCCCCTTCATCTTGAACCATTATGACACTCCTGGCAACCTGCCAGAGTACGCTGAGCCACTTCCCCCCGAACCGGAGTATGCCACCCCCTTCAGTGAGCAGCCCTCTGAGTCCAACTTGACAACTTTGACAGGGATGCTTCACAGCAATACACATGGACCTCCTATACCAGCACCTTCCACTGGTGCCAGGACAACATCCAGCCACGCTCAGTATGACTGCCCCTCACACAGAATGCTATCCAATGGCTACTGCACTCCCGCTGTACGTGCCAGCGGCCCGCGACCAGTCAGTGTGGTCTACGCTGAGCCCAAGTCATGTGACTCTTTACTGCAGAAGCACACATACGAGGAGCCTTTGTGA